One genomic segment of Gemmatimonadaceae bacterium includes these proteins:
- a CDS encoding ABC transporter permease has product MTRILSELGQDVRYGLRMLAKKPTLAIVAVLTLALGVGANTAIFSIVDAVLLRSLPYRDPDRLVRVFFNEPGVGLRDVRFSEPELEDLQTRAGVFEDVTPLYEGSEDVTGAGQPERVEGVNGGFSYFSLLGVTPQLGRLFGPKDFAPGFASEVVISDALWRRAYGADPKIVGRILRLDNDPFTIIGVLPPGFRHPGPTVSGDVDVFGAAGFIGDPFPKPARGTRILLNGIGRLKPGLTLAQAQARLTTMAAELRRAFPGDYPPQAQWTIEIQPLQETLVGNVRPMLLVLLGAVIVIVFIVSLNIANLLLARASGRHHEVALRLALGASRGRLVRQMLTESMLLSLIGGAVGIGTAVGTLGFIVRFVPSNVPRLNEVRIDWVVLAFALLLSILTGVVFGLAPALHSARVALASASREGGRGSGYSAKTGRMRDVLIVSELACAVMLMVGAGLLLRTLRDLLQENPGFNPTHVVTANIQLPSPNEAENDPYLDVPRRAIFAREVLRRMKTIPGVELAGITSALPSTNTNPNAVGGVTNEGFAIEDRPGESLQDLRAERIRISPDYFKVLQAPLLRGRSFTEHDEDGKPLVAIIDESTAQKYWPNRDPLGRRVRFRRDPTKPWTTIVGIVKDIKSDGLDIDGVPHIYVPSYQDSNRRLSVVLRTSLPAAALEPRIRREVQSIDPGLPVFGVASMNDVLDRSLASRRFSADLVGGFAGLAALLASIGIYGLLAYMVGQSSREIGIRMALGARREDILRMFLRRAVVLAGAGVVVGLVLAALSASVMASLLYGVRPHDPAVFLIVPLLLFAVAVLASYLPARRATKVDPVLALREA; this is encoded by the coding sequence ATGACACGCATTCTGTCGGAGCTTGGCCAGGATGTTCGTTACGGGTTGCGCATGCTGGCCAAGAAGCCCACACTCGCGATCGTGGCCGTCCTGACGCTGGCGCTGGGCGTCGGGGCCAACACGGCCATTTTCAGCATCGTCGATGCCGTGTTGCTGCGATCTCTGCCGTACCGCGATCCCGATCGCCTGGTACGCGTCTTCTTCAACGAGCCCGGTGTTGGTTTGCGGGACGTTCGGTTCTCCGAGCCGGAACTGGAGGACCTGCAGACGCGAGCGGGCGTATTTGAAGATGTCACCCCGCTCTACGAGGGTAGCGAGGATGTGACTGGCGCCGGACAGCCCGAACGTGTCGAGGGAGTCAACGGCGGCTTCAGCTACTTTTCCCTGCTCGGTGTGACCCCGCAACTTGGACGGTTGTTCGGTCCGAAGGACTTTGCGCCTGGTTTCGCTTCAGAGGTCGTGATCAGCGATGCCTTATGGCGTCGCGCTTACGGCGCCGATCCGAAGATTGTTGGTCGCATCCTGCGGCTCGACAATGATCCGTTCACAATCATTGGGGTTCTGCCGCCCGGATTTCGTCATCCTGGACCGACGGTTTCCGGCGACGTGGACGTGTTTGGCGCCGCCGGATTCATCGGCGACCCTTTTCCCAAGCCGGCGCGTGGCACCCGGATTCTACTCAATGGAATCGGACGGCTGAAGCCTGGCCTAACGCTAGCGCAAGCTCAGGCGCGGCTCACGACCATGGCTGCCGAATTACGCCGCGCCTTCCCCGGCGATTACCCGCCGCAGGCGCAATGGACGATCGAGATTCAACCATTGCAGGAAACGTTGGTGGGAAACGTTCGGCCCATGCTACTGGTGTTGCTGGGTGCGGTCATCGTGATCGTTTTCATCGTCTCGTTGAACATCGCCAATCTCCTCTTGGCGCGCGCGTCGGGACGACACCACGAGGTGGCGCTGCGGCTGGCGCTGGGGGCGAGTCGCGGCCGCTTGGTGCGCCAGATGCTGACCGAGTCCATGCTGCTGTCGCTCATCGGCGGTGCCGTGGGAATCGGGACCGCAGTGGGTACCCTGGGGTTCATCGTGCGCTTCGTACCATCGAACGTGCCTCGGCTCAACGAAGTACGAATCGACTGGGTGGTCCTGGCGTTCGCTCTGCTGCTTTCCATTCTCACCGGCGTGGTGTTTGGACTTGCCCCCGCGCTTCATTCGGCAAGAGTCGCTCTCGCGTCGGCCAGTCGCGAAGGCGGTCGCGGGTCCGGCTACAGCGCGAAGACCGGCCGAATGCGCGACGTGCTCATCGTCTCTGAACTGGCATGTGCGGTCATGCTCATGGTAGGAGCGGGTTTGTTGCTGCGTACGTTGCGGGATCTGTTGCAGGAAAATCCAGGGTTCAATCCGACTCACGTTGTGACGGCGAACATACAGCTGCCGAGTCCTAACGAAGCAGAAAACGACCCGTATCTCGATGTTCCTCGCAGAGCCATCTTTGCTCGTGAGGTGCTGCGGCGCATGAAGACCATTCCGGGAGTGGAGCTTGCCGGAATCACTTCAGCGCTGCCGAGCACCAATACCAATCCCAACGCGGTCGGTGGCGTGACGAATGAGGGCTTTGCGATTGAAGATCGACCGGGCGAGTCGTTGCAGGATCTGCGCGCCGAGAGAATTCGTATCAGCCCCGATTATTTCAAGGTGTTGCAGGCGCCGCTCCTGCGCGGCCGATCGTTCACCGAGCACGATGAAGATGGCAAACCGCTGGTGGCCATCATTGATGAAAGCACGGCTCAGAAGTATTGGCCCAACCGCGATCCGTTAGGCCGCCGAGTGCGGTTCAGACGAGACCCAACCAAGCCGTGGACGACCATCGTGGGTATCGTGAAGGATATCAAGAGTGACGGTCTCGATATCGATGGCGTCCCCCACATCTACGTTCCGAGCTATCAAGACTCCAACAGGCGACTGAGCGTAGTCTTGCGGACGTCGCTGCCTGCGGCCGCGCTCGAACCGCGGATTCGGCGCGAAGTCCAAAGCATCGATCCAGGCTTGCCGGTATTCGGTGTTGCTTCGATGAATGACGTCCTTGATCGGTCACTGGCGTCACGCCGCTTTTCTGCCGACCTGGTGGGCGGATTTGCCGGACTGGCGGCGCTTCTGGCCTCGATTGGAATTTACGGCTTGTTGGCCTACATGGTCGGCCAAAGCTCGCGCGAAATCGGTATCCGTATGGCCCTGGGCGCGCGGCGGGAGGACATTCTCCGAATGTTCTTACGCAGGGCGGTGGTGCTTGCTGGCGCGGGCGTCGTTGTCGGATTGGTCCTCGCCGCATTGTCTGCCTCGGTGATGGCCAGCTTGCTCTATGGAGTGCGCCCCCACGATCCGGCCGTGTTTCTGATCGTGCCGCTCCTGTTATTTGCCGTTGCCGTTCTCGCCAGCTACCTCCCGGCGCGGCGCGCGACGAAAGTGGATCCGGTGCTCGCGTTGCGCG
- a CDS encoding LysR family transcriptional regulator produces MLDEMRAFVVLAESGSLQRAAERLFLTPSAVTRQIQRLEAALKTPLLDRRVKPARITTEGRAVLERGRQMLRMMDDLKASGATDAEPSGIFRIGLSHALAQPSLVAPIQRLTSRFAGLQPVLSTDLRQQLIDKVRTGELDVALAFLSADDAIPGDLASSVLATERLVLVKAREPQPRPRRSGKSKEPALDERWVLNPPGCFIRSSLEARLRELGSPLEVAAAINNIDMQVSLVASGMGLGLIPSRFLASHPKRRRLERVARSGVSIEASIVFVQAAQLRRLQSAAAFLEQEFRSHFADRVVR; encoded by the coding sequence ATGCTCGACGAGATGCGGGCGTTTGTCGTCCTGGCCGAGTCGGGGTCGTTGCAGCGGGCGGCCGAACGGCTCTTCCTAACGCCGTCGGCGGTCACCCGGCAGATCCAGCGCCTCGAAGCGGCGTTGAAGACGCCGCTGCTCGATCGCCGCGTGAAGCCGGCGCGGATTACCACTGAAGGCCGCGCGGTGCTCGAACGCGGGCGGCAGATGCTGCGCATGATGGACGACCTCAAGGCGAGCGGCGCGACGGACGCCGAGCCAAGCGGAATCTTCCGCATTGGATTGTCGCATGCGCTCGCGCAACCGAGTCTCGTCGCGCCCATCCAGCGCCTAACGAGTCGCTTCGCCGGGCTTCAACCGGTGTTGAGCACCGATCTCAGGCAACAGCTCATCGACAAGGTGCGCACCGGCGAACTCGACGTGGCACTGGCGTTCCTCTCGGCTGACGACGCGATACCCGGCGATTTAGCCAGCAGCGTTTTGGCCACAGAACGACTGGTCTTGGTCAAAGCGAGGGAGCCGCAACCTCGCCCGCGGCGGAGCGGCAAGTCGAAAGAGCCCGCGCTCGACGAACGCTGGGTGCTCAACCCGCCCGGGTGCTTCATTCGATCGTCACTCGAGGCGAGGTTGCGCGAACTCGGGTCTCCGTTAGAAGTGGCCGCGGCGATCAACAATATCGACATGCAAGTGTCTCTCGTGGCGAGCGGCATGGGCCTCGGGCTCATCCCCTCGCGATTTCTCGCCTCGCATCCGAAGCGCCGGCGGCTGGAGCGTGTCGCGCGATCCGGCGTCAGCATCGAGGCGTCGATCGTGTTCGTGCAAGCCGCCCAGCTGCGCCGCCTCCAATCCGCGGCGGCGTTTCTCGAGCAGGAGTTTCGAAGCCACTTCGCAGATCGCGTCGTTCGGTAA